A single genomic interval of Argopecten irradians isolate NY chromosome 8, Ai_NY, whole genome shotgun sequence harbors:
- the LOC138329741 gene encoding uncharacterized protein, with translation MENEAKGLDANCTSPSVVLDVSRDACLQACAESTTCEALTVKSVRLCSLFNCTTSIQTDFTHLFFIYECSESWMFGFSHRKGVIFTPVCYYDDRGLCTRGSCSDDVIDDVHQNSTLAECQTICDSSEYCQGITFQEDQHVCRLHVCSDKYIFVNDSLSSFYTKRCESSNQFGTVGTRTRATCPDWESNNFFQVWTHLDCQIACLRQIGCNGVTVQPTRQWTCSLQACNESIYFDDPDFSFYSKNHTGTGFMAHGQNKIGRCGYLSNAYSLKLDVDECADACLNTAECQGFIIQQQRLYCKFHSCKSYMNMTGYYHSTFYWRIGDSTAASESNSSFIEPDLPTEAPLLEKHRVEKNVKCDFQPTTNLSEICNSINDDSVIVSNESDCFHLCEMKEDCSGVTMRSVGITCYLQYCGESEYTTNVYLRFLSKQVTRNCSYTPKGPATNYDCAFISSATSSLEQCQDTCTHQPDCRGIRYDTSTMLCRPSICPQYQYRQYNSDSVSFYTNACEDVLYYVNHGHHSVGTCGSFDTIQVQTENECQLLCTNNPHCQGVTLNEPRYECQQYNCQTASPSVYTNGSSYLKVCDTNSDDIVGNGQDGSFHSIIMDGKNDCDLATGSLNNLLCRKL, from the exons ATGGAGAACGAAGCCAAAGGGTTAGATGCTAACTGCACGTCTCCGTCTGTAGTTCTTGATGTGTCACGTGACGCATGTCTTCAGGCATGCGCAGAGAGCACAACTTGTGAAGCGTTGACGGTGAAATCTGTTCGTTTATGTTCCTTGTTTAACTGTACAACTTCGATACAAACGGACTTCACAcacttgttttttatttatgaatgttCAG AGTCTTGGATGTTTGGTTTTTCGCACCGAAAAG GCGTAATTTTCACTCCAGTCTGTTATTATGATGATCGTGGACTCTGTACCAGAGGATCCTGCAGTGATGACGTCATTGATGACGTACATCAAAACTCCACCTTGGCCGAATGTCAAACTATTTGCGATTCTTCAGAATACTGTCAAGGAATAACATTTCAAGAGGATCAGCATGTTTGTAGACTACATGTTTGTTCtgacaaatatatttttgttaacgACAGCCTGTCATCTTTTTACACAAAGCGCTGTG AATCATCGAATCAATTCGGCACCGTCGGTACAAGAACAAGGGCAACATGTCCGGATTGGGAATCGAATAACTTTTTTCAAGTATGGACACACCTGGACTGCCAGATCGCATGCCTACGTCAAATTGGCTGCAATGGGGTGACCGTTCAACCAACTAGGCAGTGGACATGTTCCTTACAAGCGTGTAATGAGTCGATCTACTTTGATGACCCAGACTTCTCTTTCTACTCAAAGAATCATACAG GTACCGGCTTCATGGCGCACGGCCAAAACAAGATAGGCCGCTGTGGTTACCTTAGTAACGCCTATTCACTGAAGCTTGATGTAGACGAGTGTGCTGACGCATGTTTAAATACGGCAGAGtgtcaaggatttataattCAACAACAAAGACTGTATTGTAAATTTCATTCCTGTAAAAGTTATATGAATATGACGGGTTATTACCACTCCACGTTTTATTGGAGGATCGGTGATTCAACAGCTGCCTCCGAATCAAACTCGTCATTCATAG AACCAGACCTTCCGACAGAGGCTCCTCTACTTG aaaaacaCCGTGTGGAAAAAA ATGTTAAATGTGATTTTCAACCAACAACAAACTTAAGTGAAATCTGCAACTCAATCAATGACGACTCGGTGATAGTGTCTAATGAAAGTGACTGCTTCCACTTGTGTGAGATGAAAGAAGACTGCAGCGGTGTGACTATGCGGAGTGTCGGTATAACTTGTTACCTACAGTATTGTGGAGAGTCAGAATACACAACCAATGTCTACCTGcgatttttatcaaaacaag TGACGAGGAACTGCTCCTATACACCTAAGGGTCCAGCAACGAACTACGATTGTGCCTTTATTTCATCAGCAACGTCTTCCTTAGAACAATGCCAGGACACGTGTACGCATCAACCCGACTGTAGAGGGATACGGTACGACACGTCGACCATGTTATGCAGACCATCGATATGTCCGCAATATCAATATCGGCAGTATAATTCTGACTCTGTATCATTCTATACCAACGCCTGTGAAG aTGTGTTATACTACGTAAATCACGGACACCATAGTGTTGGTACATGCGGTTCATTTGACACCATACAAGTACAAACAGAAAATGAATGTCAGTTGTTATGTACTAACAACCCACACTGTCAAGGTGTCACTCTAAACGAACCAAGATACGAATGTCAGCAATACAACTGTCAAACAGCCTCTCCATCTGTCTACACCAATGGATCGTCCTACTTAAAAGTTTGTGATACTAACTCTG ATGACATTGTAGGAAATGGACAGGACGGTTCGTTCCACTCGATCATAATGGACGGGAAGAATGACTGTGATCTAGCAACAGGATCATTAAATAATCTGTTATGTCGGAAATTGTAA